TCTAGGTTAACGGTAAAAATTTCATGGCAGAAGTCACAAGCCATAGTCTCCATCATTGGCATCTGAGAAATTTTACCTACGCGACAGACGGGACAAGGGTAAACTCCTTGAAAATCAAAATTTGTAGTGAATATTTTGGAACTGGGCATAATAAAACTACGTTTTGCTCAAAAGTTAATTCAGTTATGGCGAGTCTGAATGTGGTAGGTACGGATTTATCTGTGTAAATCTGTGGTTCATCCTTGGGTATACCTCACAAAGAGTCAGAACAGCAATAACGCCAAATTAGGTCAAACAATTTTGGATTTTGGATTTTGGATTTTGGATTTTGGATTTTGGATTGACCCCACAGATAAAGCTAGCAGCGTCGTATTTTCGATTAATTCCACAGAGACATCTGGGGGCTTGTACCATTAAGGAACTATTGGTCAGAATCATCTGAACTTATGGAATTTTTCCGGATTGAACACTGACGATTCTAATTACTGATTACCTAACAAGAAAATTTATGTATGTCCAGTGATGTTTCCTGTCAGCAGCTCGTTGTCTGTGCTGACAAGCAACCAGTCTTTACTCCCAGAGTTGTAACGAGTCTATCGCTTTATTGGGGTGTTGCGGGTTTTGAGGCTGGCGATACCTTTTGTTGAAGCAACATTCTCAAAGGTATATCTTCAATTTCTAGCTCAATTCTTCTCCAATGTTCCGCAGCAATCACTACTTTTAAAGCCGAGTATCCCGCATTTTGCCAATTTCAGCCTATACTTTCTCTTTTGGTGGTGGCACAATACCACTTCTTTTTAAACCTTGATCAATTTCTCTAAGTAGTTGAAAATCCTCCTCTGGTAAGGGATAACTATTACTACTTAACAAACCCGCACTGCTAGCCGGATGCTTTTCCAGGAAGGAGAATGCTTGCCGAAACTGTATCGGTTCTGCTTTAATCGGTGAGTCAAAGTGACAAGGAATAATCCACTGAAAATCCCAACTAGCCACCTTTGAAGCCCAGTCAATGGTTTCTCTCGGTGCGCGGTTGAGAATGAGTGTCTGCAAAATCGGGGCGACAAACAAACGACCCTCACCTCTGAGTATATCGAATGAGCGCTGCCAATCTGAGCGCCATTTAAAAGGAAATAAACCAAAATAAGCCTTTTGTGAGCGATCGCGTGCTTGAATAGCATCGCGCAATACTTTACCCCATCCAATGACTTCTAATACACTGGGACGAAAATACAAAGCAAATAACGAAATACGCTGCCATCCCTGACGGCGATTTGCTGGAGTATCTGCAATCAGATCAGATGCTTTGTCTTTGGCATGGAATAGCAAGGGATATGGATCTAATTGTACAATCGCTGGCGGATCTACTGATACGGAAATTATTGAATCGGTTACTAATAAAGTATGCGATCGCTTGTGGAAAAATGCCACTTCCGCAAACCTCCCCGGCCCTAGCTCGATAGGTCCGAGAATCGCATAGTCAAACTCCTCAGCAAATGGGGTTTGGCTAGCATCTGGAGGTAATACCTGAGTTCGTTTAGCAGGTAAGCCCAGCCAGCCCAGAGGAAGATTTAACGGAAAACTCCATTGATGTGGAGCCACAAAAACCTGTGCGTTGGGAAAGTATCGGGCAAAGGGGCCAACGAAGACTTTGTGTTCTAGCCCGGAGACAGTTGGCAAAATAATATACTTAAGCTCTCCGTGTTCTGCCACCAACTCTTTCAC
This genomic interval from Nodularia sp. LEGE 06071 contains the following:
- a CDS encoding DUF4336 domain-containing protein, producing the protein MAEDKSTVSPEQIDQQDFSWSFWFTLPLYPYGKRRTIRQEVIKDTIWTFDQMQGIFYVVVPIRMTVVKLDQGGLLVYAPVAPTPECIRLVKELVAEHGELKYIILPTVSGLEHKVFVGPFARYFPNAQVFVAPHQWSFPLNLPLGWLGLPAKRTQVLPPDASQTPFAEEFDYAILGPIELGPGRFAEVAFFHKRSHTLLVTDSIISVSVDPPAIVQLDPYPLLFHAKDKASDLIADTPANRRQGWQRISLFALYFRPSVLEVIGWGKVLRDAIQARDRSQKAYFGLFPFKWRSDWQRSFDILRGEGRLFVAPILQTLILNRAPRETIDWASKVASWDFQWIIPCHFDSPIKAEPIQFRQAFSFLEKHPASSAGLLSSNSYPLPEEDFQLLREIDQGLKRSGIVPPPKEKV